A single region of the bacterium genome encodes:
- a CDS encoding sugar phosphate isomerase/epimerase — protein sequence MGRPVTLFTGQWADLPFETLCAKARDFGYDGLELACWGDHMELDKALAEPDYLSNKKKTLEKYGLKCWAISNHLSGQLTLDLNNDGRSDGFAPKSLAGDPEGQRKWAVEAQKKAAKVARKFGVGVVNGFTGSPIWHLTYSFPPVSRKMIDDGYRKFAEVWNPILDVYAAEGIKFALEVHPTEIAYDIVTTRRALKAIDNRPEFGFNFDPSHLHWQGIDPVRFIQEFGDRIFHVHMKDAIVTLDGTSGIISSYLNFDEAGRGWNFRSLGRGDVNFEEIIRELNRIGYKGPLSVEWEDAGMDREHGAAEACEFVRNVDFPPSATVFDEAFGE from the coding sequence GTGGGACGTCCGGTAACACTTTTCACCGGCCAGTGGGCCGATCTGCCTTTTGAGACCTTGTGCGCCAAGGCGCGCGATTTCGGTTATGACGGCCTCGAACTGGCCTGCTGGGGCGACCATATGGAGCTGGACAAGGCCCTTGCCGAGCCGGATTACCTGAGCAACAAGAAAAAGACCCTCGAAAAGTACGGCCTCAAGTGCTGGGCCATCTCGAACCACCTGTCGGGCCAGCTAACGCTGGACCTCAACAACGACGGGCGCTCGGATGGGTTCGCCCCGAAGAGCCTCGCCGGTGACCCGGAGGGCCAGCGCAAGTGGGCCGTTGAGGCCCAGAAAAAAGCGGCCAAGGTGGCCAGGAAATTCGGCGTGGGCGTGGTCAACGGGTTCACCGGCTCGCCGATCTGGCACCTGACCTACAGTTTCCCGCCGGTGAGCAGGAAAATGATCGACGACGGGTACAGGAAATTCGCCGAGGTCTGGAATCCTATCCTGGACGTTTACGCCGCCGAGGGGATCAAGTTCGCCCTGGAGGTGCACCCCACCGAGATCGCTTACGACATTGTCACCACCCGCCGCGCCCTCAAGGCCATCGACAACCGCCCCGAGTTCGGGTTCAATTTCGACCCCAGCCACCTTCACTGGCAGGGGATCGACCCGGTGCGTTTCATCCAGGAGTTCGGCGACCGCATTTTCCACGTGCACATGAAAGACGCCATTGTCACCTTAGACGGCACTTCGGGGATTATCAGCAGCTACCTCAATTTCGATGAGGCCGGACGGGGCTGGAATTTCCGCAGCCTCGGGCGCGGGGATGTCAATTTCGAGGAGATCATCCGCGAGTTGAACCGTATTGGCTACAAGGGACCGCTTTCGGTGGAGTGGGAGGATGCCGGCATGGACCGCGAGCACGGGGCCGCCGAGGCCTGCGAGTTCGTGCGCAATGTCGATTTCCCGCCCTCGGCCACCGTATTCGATGAGGCTTTCGGCGAGTAA
- a CDS encoding ThuA domain-containing protein: MRSRILFVLVTTTIACFSLVRAEEKKAEPVATLLLISGTDPFHDWRSSLPDLRKDLEEGGFKVVVTEDPWVLTTEGMKAYDGIVMQAYPDKRWPAPVEAALVSLVKGGMGIGIVHSADNAFPGWNEFEDMVGLLWRTDDTHHAGHDHYGPYTVKITDKEHFITRGLQDFPTTDELYRDLTKYSDFQVLATAFSRDKQADYPILMVKTYGKGRVFHTVLGHDAVSMQAAGFRTTIQRGMLWAICKDK, translated from the coding sequence ATGCGCAGCAGAATCCTGTTCGTTCTGGTCACAACGACCATCGCTTGTTTCTCGCTTGTCAGGGCCGAGGAAAAGAAGGCTGAGCCGGTGGCGACCCTGCTGCTGATCAGCGGGACCGACCCCTTCCACGACTGGCGCTCCAGCCTGCCCGATTTGCGCAAGGACCTGGAGGAGGGCGGTTTCAAGGTGGTAGTGACCGAGGACCCCTGGGTGTTGACCACCGAGGGGATGAAAGCCTACGACGGGATCGTGATGCAGGCCTACCCGGACAAGCGCTGGCCCGCTCCGGTGGAGGCGGCCCTGGTCTCGCTGGTCAAGGGCGGGATGGGGATAGGGATCGTGCACAGCGCCGACAACGCGTTTCCGGGCTGGAACGAGTTCGAGGACATGGTGGGGCTTCTCTGGCGCACGGATGACACGCACCACGCCGGGCACGACCACTACGGCCCCTACACGGTCAAGATCACGGACAAGGAGCATTTCATCACCCGCGGGCTGCAGGATTTCCCGACCACGGACGAGTTGTACCGCGACCTGACCAAGTACTCGGATTTCCAGGTCCTGGCCACCGCGTTCAGCCGGGACAAGCAGGCCGACTACCCGATCCTGATGGTCAAGACCTACGGCAAGGGCCGCGTGTTCCACACCGTGCTGGGCCACGACGCGGTCTCGATGCAGGCCGCGGGGTTCCGCACCACTATACAGCGTGGTATGCTCTGGGCGATCTGTAAGGACAAATAA
- a CDS encoding Gfo/Idh/MocA family oxidoreductase — protein sequence MSEHSDKKNLNRRELLKSGAFFAMAGAGLTAAPLMGAAAKKAAGANDRIRVGVIGPGKQGRSNMMAFASNPEIEIAAVCDCYKPNLDLGLKALAEAGKTAPKTFADFRKVLELKDIDCVMIASPDHWHPAMTVMACQAGKDVYVEKPVSVCVAEGRKMVEAARKYNRVVGVGTQQRSGKHFQRAVEIVQSGKLGRVTEVRTWNYGNEFPKGIGNPPDSQPPAGLDWDMWLGPAPMRPFNINRFGVVDDDRWSSFRWFWDYAGGWPTDWGTHLIDIVLWATKQKGPRRVTGMGQKFGLQDNRDTPDTMILCYEFPEFILTYECRRCSGESGDGHGYGIEFHGTDGSLYLNRQGYSFRPEKEDKGDETCDKSPAFSAGESEQHSLHVKAFIDCLKTRKRFASDIEDGHLASATPHLGNLALRLGRSLQYDPETERIAGDPEADRMLMRDYRAPWKLEV from the coding sequence ATGAGCGAACACAGCGATAAGAAAAATCTGAACCGTCGTGAACTGCTCAAGTCGGGTGCATTTTTCGCCATGGCCGGCGCTGGCCTGACCGCCGCGCCGCTGATGGGGGCCGCGGCCAAGAAAGCCGCCGGGGCCAATGACCGTATCCGGGTCGGGGTGATCGGACCGGGCAAGCAGGGCCGCTCCAACATGATGGCGTTCGCCTCCAACCCCGAGATCGAGATCGCCGCGGTCTGTGACTGCTACAAGCCCAACCTCGACCTGGGGCTCAAAGCCCTGGCCGAGGCAGGCAAGACGGCGCCCAAAACTTTCGCCGATTTCCGCAAGGTGCTGGAGCTCAAGGATATCGATTGCGTGATGATCGCCTCGCCCGACCACTGGCATCCGGCCATGACCGTGATGGCCTGCCAGGCCGGCAAGGACGTGTACGTGGAAAAGCCGGTCTCGGTCTGCGTGGCCGAGGGCCGCAAGATGGTCGAGGCGGCGCGCAAATACAACCGCGTGGTGGGTGTGGGCACCCAGCAGAGATCGGGCAAGCATTTCCAGCGCGCGGTGGAGATCGTGCAGAGCGGCAAGCTGGGCCGTGTGACCGAGGTGCGCACCTGGAACTACGGCAACGAGTTCCCCAAGGGGATCGGCAACCCGCCCGACAGCCAGCCGCCCGCCGGATTGGATTGGGACATGTGGCTGGGACCGGCTCCCATGCGGCCGTTCAACATCAACCGTTTCGGCGTGGTGGATGACGACCGCTGGTCCAGTTTCCGCTGGTTCTGGGACTACGCCGGCGGCTGGCCCACCGATTGGGGCACCCACCTGATCGACATCGTGCTCTGGGCCACCAAGCAGAAAGGCCCGCGCCGTGTCACCGGCATGGGGCAGAAATTCGGGCTGCAGGACAACCGCGACACCCCGGACACCATGATCCTGTGCTACGAGTTCCCGGAATTCATCCTCACCTACGAGTGCCGCCGCTGCAGCGGCGAGAGCGGTGACGGGCATGGGTACGGGATCGAGTTCCACGGCACGGACGGCAGCCTGTATCTGAACCGTCAGGGCTACAGTTTCCGTCCGGAGAAAGAGGACAAGGGTGACGAGACCTGCGACAAGTCCCCGGCGTTCTCGGCCGGCGAGAGCGAGCAGCACTCGCTGCACGTGAAAGCGTTCATCGATTGCCTGAAGACCCGCAAGCGTTTCGCCTCGGACATCGAGGACGGGCACCTGGCCTCGGCCACCCCGCACCTGGGTAACCTGGCCCTGCGCCTGGGGCGCAGCCTGCAATACGATCCCGAGACAGAGCGTATCGCCGGCGACCCCGAGGCGGACCGCATGCTGATGCGCGACTACCGTGCCCCCTGGAAGCTGGAAGTCTGA
- a CDS encoding glycosyltransferase family 2 protein, which yields MTADLSTLFTNLRLLRVRYPGIHRKLSQKIVNGVLDGLYRSEDGRYAYIVQDENQHSILIKESARQIEAAKKRVVILLGIGMGYQLFDVFRALRDEQNLIAVETRPDLLCKSMYLHDWRPLLNSPRFRLMLGFDRPAIHGLAEFLAPATRREDYLVLDNKVLVTIDQKLYSWWNLYFYLVSGLGYDSIRVINALMSGFNPWDPDNLYLNLPSEFLGKRPADLGTDEIFGRFRTLAQVLSPGLASLRSGELPWLKSQPPAGRPGRVSVVLLCWNRSDHTTRCLESLLGRTEYPDFEVIAVDNGSTDDTPELLRSLARQDSRLRPLFAGRNLGIVAGRQAGLEAASGEYVLFLDNDTEIERGDFMQVMVQALESHPNAGSTGAFATVYTSDRNDSFIQCVHVPGMVVPVAWCSGYCLMSRRVALDEIGGLEGEAFQPYGSEDVYLGYKLREHGWMTVSTADLVAVTHHIAHRDDHYDYDWQKAGSVNRKMLLERFGPRRRLLNPALDNSTVRGLWDPETRAFLPSPVYSCPKL from the coding sequence ATGACCGCCGACCTGTCGACTCTATTCACCAACCTCCGATTGCTCCGTGTGCGCTACCCGGGCATTCATCGTAAACTCAGCCAGAAAATAGTCAATGGGGTGCTTGACGGCCTGTACCGGAGCGAGGACGGGCGTTACGCCTATATTGTGCAGGATGAAAATCAGCACTCGATCCTGATCAAGGAGTCGGCGCGTCAGATCGAGGCGGCGAAGAAGCGGGTGGTCATCCTGCTGGGGATCGGCATGGGCTACCAGCTTTTCGACGTGTTCCGGGCGCTGCGGGACGAGCAGAACCTCATCGCCGTGGAGACCCGCCCTGACCTGCTCTGCAAGTCCATGTACCTGCACGACTGGCGGCCGCTGCTCAACTCCCCGCGTTTCCGCCTGATGCTCGGTTTCGACCGCCCCGCCATCCACGGCCTGGCCGAGTTCCTCGCCCCGGCCACGCGGCGCGAGGACTATCTGGTCCTGGACAACAAGGTGCTGGTCACGATCGACCAGAAACTCTACTCCTGGTGGAACCTCTATTTCTATCTGGTCTCGGGCCTGGGGTACGACAGCATCCGGGTGATCAACGCCCTGATGAGCGGGTTCAACCCCTGGGACCCGGACAACCTCTACCTCAACCTGCCCTCCGAGTTCCTGGGCAAGCGCCCCGCCGACCTGGGCACGGATGAGATTTTCGGCCGTTTCCGCACCCTGGCGCAGGTGCTCAGTCCGGGGCTGGCCAGCCTGCGCAGCGGCGAGCTGCCCTGGCTGAAAAGCCAGCCTCCCGCGGGCCGGCCGGGGCGGGTCTCGGTGGTCCTGCTCTGCTGGAACCGCTCCGACCACACCACGCGCTGCCTGGAGAGCCTTCTCGGGCGGACCGAGTATCCGGATTTCGAGGTGATCGCGGTGGACAACGGCTCCACCGATGACACGCCGGAGCTGTTGCGCTCCCTGGCGCGGCAGGACAGCCGCCTGCGGCCCCTGTTCGCCGGGCGCAACCTGGGCATTGTCGCCGGCCGCCAGGCCGGACTGGAGGCGGCCTCCGGCGAGTACGTGCTGTTCCTGGACAACGACACCGAGATCGAGCGGGGCGATTTCATGCAGGTGATGGTCCAGGCCCTCGAATCCCACCCCAATGCCGGCTCCACCGGCGCTTTCGCCACAGTCTACACCTCCGACCGCAACGACTCGTTCATCCAGTGCGTCCACGTGCCGGGCATGGTCGTGCCGGTGGCCTGGTGCAGCGGCTACTGCCTGATGTCGCGGCGGGTCGCCCTGGACGAGATCGGCGGGCTGGAGGGCGAGGCGTTCCAGCCCTACGGCTCTGAGGATGTCTACCTGGGCTACAAGTTGCGCGAGCACGGCTGGATGACTGTCTCCACCGCCGACCTGGTCGCCGTGACCCACCATATCGCGCACCGGGACGACCATTACGATTACGACTGGCAGAAAGCCGGCTCGGTTAACCGCAAGATGCTTCTCGAACGTTTCGGCCCGCGCCGTCGCCTGCTGAACCCGGCCCTGGACAACAGCACGGTGCGGGGACTCTGGGACCCGGAGACCCGGGCTTTCCTGCCCAGTCCTGTCTATTCCTGCCCCAAATTGTAA
- a CDS encoding HDIG domain-containing protein encodes MPFRREGTLDRETTYALLTSYTHGESLIRHGLAVEAALRAYARRWGEDEALWGAVGLIHDFDYEQHPSLEEHPRVGVDILRGLGWPEEALHAILAHGDATGTPRTSRLDKALYAVDELCGFITAVALVRPSLSLDDLSARSVKKKMKDRGFARQVDREQLERSAADLGVPFEEHVDFVIAALRPVQASLGLKPLQT; translated from the coding sequence TTGCCTTTTCGGCGGGAGGGAACCCTGGACCGCGAAACCACCTACGCACTGCTGACCAGCTACACCCACGGCGAAAGCCTCATCCGTCACGGCCTGGCCGTGGAGGCCGCCCTGCGCGCCTACGCCCGCCGCTGGGGCGAGGATGAGGCGCTCTGGGGCGCGGTTGGCCTGATACACGATTTCGACTACGAGCAGCACCCCTCGCTCGAGGAGCACCCGCGCGTGGGAGTGGATATACTGCGTGGCCTGGGCTGGCCCGAGGAAGCCCTGCACGCCATCCTGGCCCACGGTGACGCCACCGGGACGCCCCGGACGAGCCGCCTGGACAAGGCCCTCTACGCGGTGGATGAGTTGTGTGGGTTCATCACCGCGGTGGCCCTGGTGCGGCCCTCCCTGTCCCTGGATGACCTGAGCGCCCGCAGCGTGAAAAAGAAAATGAAAGACCGCGGCTTCGCCCGCCAGGTGGACCGCGAGCAGCTCGAACGCTCCGCCGCCGACCTGGGCGTCCCGTTCGAGGAGCACGTCGATTTCGTGATCGCGGCCCTGCGGCCGGTCCAGGCCAGCCTGGGCCTCAAGCCGCTGCAGACCTGA
- a CDS encoding ABC transporter ATP-binding protein: protein MIKVDGLTKYYGATLAVDSVSFEVQRGEVVGFLGPNGAGKTTTMRMITCYLRPSAGSVNVAGFDIQASPLEVRRRIGYLPENCPLYPEMNVLDYLRYIAELRQVEKSKREGRVRRMVELTGLGAVTHKDIGELSKGFRQRVGLAQAMVHEPDILVLDEPTSGLDPNQIIEIRQLIRDIGREKTIILSTHILPEVSATCGRVLIISNARLVASGTPEELAASSSGAELLHVVLRGPQDEVYAALREADFIASFHRGEGEASDSSGDWLTLEITSQAGDIREKLFRLVVERGWSLRELHREKMSLEEVFTRITTA from the coding sequence ATGATCAAGGTAGACGGATTGACCAAGTATTACGGAGCGACGCTGGCGGTCGATTCGGTCTCGTTCGAGGTGCAGCGCGGCGAGGTGGTGGGGTTCCTCGGCCCCAACGGGGCGGGAAAAACCACCACCATGCGCATGATCACCTGCTACCTCAGGCCGAGCGCCGGCAGCGTGAACGTGGCGGGTTTCGACATCCAGGCCTCCCCCCTGGAGGTGAGACGCCGGATCGGCTACCTGCCCGAAAACTGCCCGCTGTACCCCGAGATGAACGTGCTGGACTACCTGCGCTACATCGCCGAGCTGCGCCAGGTGGAAAAATCGAAGCGTGAGGGCCGGGTGCGCCGGATGGTGGAGCTGACCGGCCTGGGGGCGGTGACGCACAAGGACATCGGCGAGCTGTCCAAGGGTTTCCGCCAGCGGGTCGGGCTGGCCCAGGCCATGGTCCACGAGCCGGACATCCTGGTGCTGGACGAGCCCACGAGCGGCCTGGACCCCAACCAGATCATCGAGATCCGCCAGCTCATCCGCGACATCGGCCGCGAGAAGACGATCATCCTGAGCACGCATATCCTGCCCGAGGTGAGCGCCACCTGCGGCCGGGTGCTGATTATCAGCAACGCGCGCCTGGTTGCCAGCGGCACGCCCGAGGAGCTGGCCGCCAGCTCCAGCGGCGCCGAGCTTCTGCACGTGGTGCTCCGCGGGCCCCAGGATGAGGTCTACGCCGCCCTGCGCGAGGCCGATTTTATCGCCTCGTTCCATCGCGGCGAGGGCGAGGCCTCCGACTCGTCCGGCGACTGGCTGACCCTCGAGATCACGAGCCAGGCGGGAGATATCCGCGAGAAGCTGTTCCGTCTGGTGGTTGAGCGGGGCTGGTCGCTGCGCGAGCTGCACCGCGAGAAAATGAGCCTGGAAGAGGTGTTCACCCGGATCACCACCGCCTGA